ACGATAAACACGGTCAGGGGCTCGCGAAGCCACCAGACGCCGAGCAGCGCGCCCACCACCGGCTGGACACTGATGAAGAGCGCCAGGCGCGGCGCCTCGACGCGCTCGAGCGCGTAGTTCCATACGAGGTAGCCGAGGGCCGTGACCACCAGGGCGAGATAGGCCGTGCCCCAGAGCGCCGTCGCGGTCCACGCCGGGCGGTGCCCGCCGAGCCATTCGAGGCCGGCCAACGGCGTCATGGCGGCGACGCCCCAAAGGATCGACCACGCGGTGACGGGCAGCGCGGTGTGGCGGGAAAGCACGCCCCGCCCGATCAGCGAATAGGCAGCATAGGACAGCCCGGAGAGCACGAGCAGGATATCGCCGCGCCAGTGGGGTAGGAGCGCCACGCTCACCCCCGGGACGCCGTTGACCACGACGAGCGTGGCGCCGATGAGGGTGAGCAGGGCGCCCAGCTTCTCTCGGCGCGAGAGCCGCTCACCAAGGAAGAACGGCGACAGGAGGATGAGGGCGACCGGCTCGACCGTGATCAAGAGCGCCGCGTTGGTGGCCGTCGAGTGGGCGATACCCCAGTTGCCGAAGGCGAAGGCTCCGGCGAACCCGAGCAGGCCCATCCAGAACACCTTCCAGTGATCGCCGCGCGAGAGCCGGTCGCCCGCCGGCCGCTTGAGCAGGGCCAGCGGCACAAGCCTGCTGAGCGCCAGCGGCACAATGATGAGGGCGCCGATCGCGAGCCGAACCAGCGCGAGCGTCCCCGGGCCGACGTCCTGGAGGACCACGCGGGTCGCCACGTAGCTCGTTCCGTAGACCGCGTTGCCGACAAGGAGGACGAGGTAGGCGACCGGCACCCGGAGAGCTTAGCGTAGAATCACGGGCATGAACTCCAAGATCCCGTGGCTTCCGTCGGAGTTGCACCCCGGCCAGAAGGCGGAGCGGTGTCCGCGCTGCGGCGCCATCGGGCTCATCCCCTCGACCCTCCGCCGGGACCCCAAGCGCGTGACGCCCGTG
The genomic region above belongs to Candidatus Methylomirabilota bacterium and contains:
- a CDS encoding DMT family transporter, which codes for MPVAYLVLLVGNAVYGTSYVATRVVLQDVGPGTLALVRLAIGALIIVPLALSRLVPLALLKRPAGDRLSRGDHWKVFWMGLLGFAGAFAFGNWGIAHSTATNAALLITVEPVALILLSPFFLGERLSRREKLGALLTLIGATLVVVNGVPGVSVALLPHWRGDILLVLSGLSYAAYSLIGRGVLSRHTALPVTAWSILWGVAAMTPLAGLEWLGGHRPAWTATALWGTAYLALVVTALGYLVWNYALERVEAPRLALFISVQPVVGALLGVWWLREPLTVFIVAGGVLVLLGLHIAVRAGRMV